From the Hevea brasiliensis isolate MT/VB/25A 57/8 chromosome 15, ASM3005281v1, whole genome shotgun sequence genome, one window contains:
- the LOC110653641 gene encoding helicase protein MOM1 isoform X3, producing MANDTRSSRKVKDDENSNFKGVAGKPSTSSGAETPNTSGLRRSVRETPSTKKTGPSPSSTPKSERFEKRTPKPSVTRVEKQSTPSPLRRSDRGKKQSSSSSAGSKKSNKSSGLSAIKKKLKKEKSVKQLTLQTQEVRKIKKQVINDVQVGKKRLDARAYRALFKQKQKKVNVAVSDVGLESDYKDTPLKRKRNTVDMDSDDVAMTSSKDIFPLVADAVISSTVGNNLVETCVTCFRKQRVNRDSKQHDLCSCNSNLNQDISGASFADKGKKVANNDVDPISLKPSIFERDKAVGVNEGSLGAPSHNMCQSMSGSIVRTPSCNMHQSMSGSIGHLDTIRANHASSNPSLANKLSEVSAISMAMLNERINLLDSQQSSQKDLHLLLKPEIAKLCEILLLPEDVKAMAQSFLEYVMNNHHVSREPETILQAFQISLCWTAASLLKHKLDHKGSLALAQHHLNFYCKKEEADSVYSILRCLKKMFLYHTGNFNLDCAAKISESLINLPNKDCSHARSSHPAPSSAKKVKVGFEDLGHGQEFLDDRVLSHLGLARQDFSKSIKDVKKKCDKQLRKLLLKQKKEKEEHERKYKEEKAQLENNKKTDAAVVRLHSNSSMRTDKLKLLDIEYEKKFEEFERRMEICHKNLEAIHLVARNELEEGKVCWVDGVKSWAKMELINKLPSNETGHNQENAVFLNSHLKEKNVEGNQSMQDGVVLLEVPETVSSNDEDIVPGELYSNEQIPDHVKSDMLDGETPLRTSRVLSLRDGSENVDSVNAPSSEEQMQTFNGATLKVSARNLPIEVRENVNSSGSLENMGAPEIASSEAIDDGNIILREKDEVHDVTFDNAAGVDQQDGVVGIVNQDPYSNATAGDLKNGNVSLGLPESGSNKVVGDKTAKQKEGKVLVDNTIGNKNSDFSDKMAGVGQQNGEASSGVPDQQDGVVSVVNQDPCSNTTAGERKNGKVSSGLPESFSNKVVGDKTAKQKDGKVLVDNTIGNENSDFSDKMAGVGQQNVEASSVVPDQQDGVDYIVNQDPYSNTTAGNWKNGKVSSGLLESVSNKVVGDKTAKQKDGKVLVDNTIGNENSDFSNKMAGVGPSGGPETSQGEAVVDGETGKQQDGKVQANETVDNQDSQSLDRTAGVNQQDLELPSGVVENASGQVVEGASTGMGNDGAYCMASSSSTSVHLQDGVISSQVLENVPKEVVDGGSSGREVNGVPDVASFNDTRVVQQDRVIPIINEVNHPQELYLVSSPAIQPEPALAQDVPVPLNQALQEESPIPTVSARLQDGIASGSGNNNSLQQVETSVPHTDDVLVSNQSNSNTSVVEHVQEVPLLPSTDSACSLDAMDFPSASGIEHQPGREDHITGNMADSSMQIVVDPVEYSNEVVSHPVTHLAHHLPSEIPLGRSGMHASDTRTVPISSGVNNRTAQTIPPFQVPPLPLYHDPLQIELERLRKETDQIINTHEDTKLRLKSDCEKEIEEVVAQIRRKYEIKLQETESEFILKKKELDTYHNKVLMNKILAEAFKSKCMDAKPSSAASKQQEVASTFMQQLIQPSSQPTAQWSAIVTGLSSAFPPAGSPQIAASSSRGAAPSLQGVHHSSELFLGALSRPPLISSISPGTGNLQIGGEIRAPAPHLQPCRPSASTVATNLSSLSVGMPSQQMPRTLPALSSSSLSAFEFLMNVHNQTDTNSCSPYGLILQRDLGSNSDLWLPNNTRTNVACPTEVVCLSDDD from the exons ATGGCGAATGATACTAGATCTAGTCGTAAAGTTAAGGACGATGAAAACAGTAATTTCAAAGGGGTTGCTGGCAAACCATCAACTAGTTCCGGTGCTGAAACACCGAATACATCTGGTCTGAGAAGGTCAGTCAGAGAAACACCATCAACAAAAAAAACAGGTCCAAGCCCTTCAAGTACTCCAAAGTCTGAGCGATTTGAGAAACGGACTCCAAAGCCTTCAGTTACGAGAGTTGAGAAGCAAAGTACACCAAGTCCTCTGCGAAGGTCTGATCGGGGTAAGAAGCAATCCTCTTCTAGTTCTGCTGGCTCAAAGAAGTCAAATAAAAGCTCAGGCTTATCAGCTATAAAGAAAAAGCTAAAAAAGGAGAAGAGTGTGAAACAGTTGACACTCCAAACTCAAGAAGttagaaaaatcaagaaacaggtTATCAATGATGTTCAGGTGGGAAAAAAGAGATTGGATGCTCGTGCTTATAGGGCATTGTTCAAGCAGAAACAAAAGAAAGTTAATGTGGCAG TTAGCGATGTTGGATTGGAGAGTGATTACAAGGACACAcctttaaaaagaaaaagaaacacgGTTGACATGGATTCTGATGATGTTGCGATGACTTCAAGTAAAGATATTTTCCCCTTGGTCGCTGATGCAGTCATATCTTCTACAGTTGGAAACAATTTGGTGGAGACATGTGTTACATGTTTTAGGAAGCAAAG GGTCAACCGTGATTCAAAACAGCATGACCTTTGTTCTTGCAACTCAAATTTAAACCAGGATATCAGTGGTGCCTCTTTTGCTGAC AAGGGAAAAAAAGTGGCCAACAATGACGTTGATCCAATCTCCCTCAAACCCTCCATATTTGAAAGGGACAAAGCTGTTGGGGTCAATGAAG GGAGTTTGGGAGCTCCATCACATAACATGTGTCAATCAATGTCCGGGTCAATTGTTAGAACTCCATCATGTAACATGCATCAATCAATGTCTGGGTCAATTGGTCATCTTGATACAATTCGTGCAAACCATGCTTCGAGCAACCCAAGTTTGGCTAATAAATTGTCAGAAGTATCAGCAATTAGCATGGCTATGTTGAATGAAAGAATTAATTTGCTTGATTCGCAACAGAGTTCGCAAAAGGATCTCCATCTTCTCTTGAAGCCAGAGATAGCAAAACTTTGCGAAATTCTACTACTCCCA GAAGATGTCAAGGCTATGGCTCAAAGTTTCCTTGAATATGTAATGAATAATCATCATGTTAGCAGAGAACCAGAAACCATTCTGCAGGCATTTCAGATATCCCTG TGTTGGACTGCAGCTTCTCTACTAAAGCACAAACTTGATCACAAAGGATCACTTGCGCTTGCACAACACCATTTGAATTTCTACTGCAAGAAAGAAGAAGCAGATTCTGTGTATTCGATATTGCGGTGTTTGAAGAAAATGTTTTTATACCATACAGGGAATTTTAATCTAGACTGCGCTGCAAAAATTTCTGAATCATTAATTAATCTTCCTAACAAGGATTGTTCACATGCAAGATCTTCACATCCAGCACCATCTAGTGCAAAAAAggtgaaagtagggtttgaggacCTGGGGCATGGTCAAGAATTTTTGGATGATCGGGTACTTTCCCATCTTGGATTGGCGCGGCAAGATTTTTCAAAAAGTATCAAAGATGTTAAGAAGAAATGTGATAAACAGTTGAGAAAGCTCTTACTGAAGCAAAAGAAAGAAAAGGAGGAACATGAAAGAAAGTACAAGGAAGAGAAGGCACAACTTGAGAATAATAAAAAAACAGATGCAGCTGTTGTTCGTTTACATAGTAATAGTTCAATGAGAACAGATAAACTTAAGTTGCTGGACATTGAATATgaaaagaaatttgaagaatttgagCGCCGGATGGAGATATGCCATAAAAATCTTGAGGCAATTCACCTGGTTGCAAGGAATGAGTTGGAAGAGGGAAAAGTTTGTTGGGTGGATGGAGTGAAATCCTGGGCAAAGATGGAATTAATAAATAAGCTACCTTCAAATGAAACTGGACATAATCAAGAAAATGCTGTCTTCTTGAATTCTCATTTGAAAGAAAAGAATGTTGAAGGAAATCAGAGCATGCAAGATGGGGTGGTTCTCCTGGAAGTTCCTGAAACTGTTAGTTCAAATGATGAGGATATAGTCCCTGGGGAGTTGTATTCAAATGAACAGATTCCTGATCATGTTAAATCAGACATGCTTGATGGAGAGACTCCATTGAGAACTTCCAGGGTTCTAAGCTTGAGGGATGGATCAGAAAATGTCGACTCTGTAAATGCACCTTCATCTGAAGAACAAATGCAAACTTTTAATGGAGCTACATTAAAGGTGTCTGCTCGAAACCTTCCGATTGAAGTGCGTGAGAATGTCAATTCTAGTGGGAGCCTGGAGAACATGGGAGCGCCTGAAATTGCTTCTAGTGAAGCCATTGATGATGGCAACATTATTCTTAGAGAGAAAGATGAAGTTCATGATGTGACCTTTGATAATGCTGCTGGAGTTGATCAGCAGGATGGAGTGGTTGGTATTGTTAATCAAGATCCATACTCTAATGCAACTGCTGGGGACCTGAAAAATGGGAACGTTTCATTAGGACTGCCAGAAAGTGGTTCCAATAAAGTAGTGGGTGATAAGACTGCTAAGCAAAAGGAGGGGAAGGTTCTGGTTGATAATACTATTGGCAAtaaaaattctgatttttctGATAAAATGGCTGGAGTAGGCCAACAGAATGGGGAGGCTTCATCAGGAGTGCCTGATCAGCAGGATGGAGTGGTTTCTGTTGTTAATCAAGATCCATGCTCTAATACAACTGCTGGGGaaaggaaaaatggaaaagtTTCATCCGGACTGCCAGAAAGTTTTTCCAATAAAGTAGTGGGTGATAAAACTGCTAAGCAAAAGGATGGGAAGGTTCTGGTGGATAATactattggcaatgaaaattctgatttttctgATAAAATGGCTGGAGTAGGCCAACAGAATGTGGAGGCTTCATCAGTAGTGCCTGATCAGCAGGATGGAGTGGATTATATTGTTAATCAAGATCCATACTCTAATACAACTGCTGGGAACTGGAAAAATGGAAAGGTTTCATCAGGACTGCTTGAAAGTGTTTCCAATAAAGTAGTGGGTGATAAAACTGCTAAGCAAAAGGATGGGAAGGTTCTGGTGGATAATactattggcaatgaaaattctgatttttctaATAAAATGGCTGGAGTAGGTCCATCAGGTGGGCCTGAAACTTCTCAAGGTGAGGCAGTTGTGGATGGTGAAACTGGTAAGCAGCAGGATGGAAAGGTTCAAGCTAATGAGACTGTTGATAATCAAGACTCTCAATCACTGGATAGAACTGCTGGAGTCAACCAGCAGGATCTGGAACTTCCATCAGGAGTAGTTGAAAATGCATCTGGTCAAGTTGTGGAGGGTGCAAGTACTGGTATGGGGAATGATGGGGCTTATTGCATGGCCTCATCCTCCAGTACCAGCGTACACCTGCAGGATGGAGTGATTTCATCGCAAGTGTTAGAAAATGTTCCTAAAGAAGTAGTGGACGGTGGTAGCAGTGGTAGAGAGGTCAATGGAGTTCCTGATGTGGCCTCCTTTAATGATACTAGAGTTGTTCAGCAGGATAGAGTGATTCCTATAATTAATGAAGTCAATCATCCCCAAGAACTGTATCTGGTAAGTTCACCTGCTATCCAGCCAGAACCTGCCTTGGCTCAAGATGTTCCAGTGCCATTAAATCAG GCACTTCAAGAAGAATCTCCTATTCCAACTGTATCTGCTAGATTGCAAGATGGAATTGCATCAGGAAGTGGAAATAATAATTCGCTGCAGCAAGTTGAGACTTCAGTTCCCCATACAGATGATGTTTTAGTTTCTAATCAATCTAATAGCAACACATCAGTTGTAGAGCATGTGCAGGAAGTGCCGTTGTTGCCATCCACAGATTCTGCTTGTAGTCTTGATGCCATGGATTTTCCTTCAGCTAGTGGGATTGAACATCAGCCTGGTCGGGAAGATCATATAACTGGGAACATGGCTGATTCTTCAATGCAAATAGTGGTGGACCCGGTGGAATATTCAAACGAAGTTGTTTCACATCCTGTAACGCATCTTGCACATCATCTGCCCAGTGAAATTCCTCTTGGTAGATCAGGGATGCATGCTTCAGACACAAGGACTGTACCCATTTCTTCAGGAGTTAATAATCGTACTGCACAAACCATACCCCCTTTCCAAGTGCCCCCTCTGCCTTTGTATCATGATCCTCTTCAAATTGAACTGGAGAGATTACGCAAAGAAACAGACCAAATCATCAATACTCATGAGGACACG AAGCTGCGGCTGAAGTCTGATTGTGAAAAGGAGATAGAGGAAGTTGTTGCTCAAATTCGTAGAAAGTATGAGATTAAACTTCAGGAGACGGAATCTGAATTCATCCTTAAGAAAAAAGAACTTGACACATATCACAACAAAGTTCTTATGAACAAGATCTTGGCTGAGGCATTCAAATCTAAATGCATGGATGCTAAACCATCTAGTGCAGCTAGTAAGCAGCAAG AGGTGGCCTCAACTTTCATGCAGCAGCTGATCCAGCCATCATCACAGCCAACTGCACAGTGGAGTGCCATTGTCACTGGTCTGTCTTCAGCTTTTCCACCTGCAGGTAGCCCACAGATTGCTGCCTCCAGCTCACGTGGTGCAGCTCCATCTCTGCAGGGTGTCCATCATTCATCAGAACTTTTCTTAGGTGCCCTATCAAGGCCACCTCTAATTAGCTCTATATCCCCTGGTACTGGCAATCTCCAAATTGGCGGTGAAATTCGAGCTCCTGCCCCACACCTACAACCTTGCAGACCTTCAGCGTCCACAGTTGCAACAAATCTTTCCTCTCTTTCAGTTGGGATGCCTAGTCAACAGATGCCCA GAACTTTGCCAGCTCTTTCAAGCTCATCTCTATCTGCATTCGAGTTTCTGATGAATGTACATAATCAAACGGATACAAATTCATGTTCACCCTATGGTTTGATACTACAAAGGGATTTGGGTTCTAACTCAGACCTTTGGCTGCCAAATAATACAAGGACAAATGTGGCATGTCCAACTGAGGTTGTTTGTCTATCAGATGATGATTGA
- the LOC110653641 gene encoding helicase protein MOM1 isoform X1 translates to MANDTRSSRKVKDDENSNFKGVAGKPSTSSGAETPNTSGLRRSVRETPSTKKTGPSPSSTPKSERFEKRTPKPSVTRVEKQSTPSPLRRSDRGKKQSSSSSAGSKKSNKSSGLSAIKKKLKKEKSVKQLTLQTQEVRKIKKQVINDVQVGKKRLDARAYRALFKQKQKKVNVAVSDVGLESDYKDTPLKRKRNTVDMDSDDVAMTSSKDIFPLVADAVISSTVGNNLVETCVTCFRKQRVNRDSKQHDLCSCNSNLNQDISGASFADKGKKVANNDVDPISLKPSIFERDKAVGVNEGSLGAPSHNMCQSMSGSIVRTPSCNMHQSMSGSIGHLDTIRANHASSNPSLANKLSEVSAISMAMLNERINLLDSQQSSQKDLHLLLKPEIAKLCEILLLPEDVKAMAQSFLEYVMNNHHVSREPETILQAFQISLCWTAASLLKHKLDHKGSLALAQHHLNFYCKKEEADSVYSILRCLKKMFLYHTGNFNLDCAAKISESLINLPNKDCSHARSSHPAPSSAKKVKVGFEDLGHGQEFLDDRVLSHLGLARQDFSKSIKDVKKKCDKQLRKLLLKQKKEKEEHERKYKEEKAQLENNKKTDAAVVRLHSNSSMRTDKLKLLDIEYEKKFEEFERRMEICHKNLEAIHLVARNELEEGKVCWVDGVKSWAKMELINKLPSNETGHNQENAVFLNSHLKEKNVEGNQSMQDGVVLLEVPETVSSNDEDIVPGELYSNEQIPDHVKSDMLDGETPLRTSRVLSLRDGSENVDSVNAPSSEEQMQTFNGATLKVSARNLPIEVRENVNSSGSLENMGAPEIASSEAIDDGNIILREKDEVHDVTFDNAAGVDQQDGVVGIVNQDPYSNATAGDLKNGNVSLGLPESGSNKVVGDKTAKQKEGKVLVDNTIGNKNSDFSDKMAGVGQQNGEASSGVPDQQDGVVSVVNQDPCSNTTAGERKNGKVSSGLPESFSNKVVGDKTAKQKDGKVLVDNTIGNENSDFSDKMAGVGQQNVEASSVVPDQQDGVDYIVNQDPYSNTTAGNWKNGKVSSGLLESVSNKVVGDKTAKQKDGKVLVDNTIGNENSDFSNKMAGVGPSGGPETSQGEAVVDGETGKQQDGKVQANETVDNQDSQSLDRTAGVNQQDLELPSGVVENASGQVVEGASTGMGNDGAYCMASSSSTSVHLQDGVISSQVLENVPKEVVDGGSSGREVNGVPDVASFNDTRVVQQDRVIPIINEVNHPQELYLVSSPAIQPEPALAQDVPVPLNQALQEESPIPTVSARLQDGIASGSGNNNSLQQVETSVPHTDDVLVSNQSNSNTSVVEHVQEVPLLPSTDSACSLDAMDFPSASGIEHQPGREDHITGNMADSSMQIVVDPVEYSNEVVSHPVTHLAHHLPSEIPLGRSGMHASDTRTVPISSGVNNRTAQTIPPFQVPPLPLYHDPLQIELERLRKETDQIINTHEDTKLRLKSDCEKEIEEVVAQIRRKYEIKLQETESEFILKKKELDTYHNKVLMNKILAEAFKSKCMDAKPSSAASKQQEVASTFMQQLIQPSSQPTAQWSAIVTGLSSAFPPAGSPQIAASSSRGAAPSLQGVHHSSELFLGALSRPPLISSISPGTGNLQIGGEIRAPAPHLQPCRPSASTVATNLSSLSVGMPSQQMPSNTLTTSAAPPQLPLRSQLSVNAHNFTHLPETAGTLPALSSSSLSAFEFLMNVHNQTDTNSCSPYGLILQRDLGSNSDLWLPNNTRTNVACPTEVVCLSDDD, encoded by the exons ATGGCGAATGATACTAGATCTAGTCGTAAAGTTAAGGACGATGAAAACAGTAATTTCAAAGGGGTTGCTGGCAAACCATCAACTAGTTCCGGTGCTGAAACACCGAATACATCTGGTCTGAGAAGGTCAGTCAGAGAAACACCATCAACAAAAAAAACAGGTCCAAGCCCTTCAAGTACTCCAAAGTCTGAGCGATTTGAGAAACGGACTCCAAAGCCTTCAGTTACGAGAGTTGAGAAGCAAAGTACACCAAGTCCTCTGCGAAGGTCTGATCGGGGTAAGAAGCAATCCTCTTCTAGTTCTGCTGGCTCAAAGAAGTCAAATAAAAGCTCAGGCTTATCAGCTATAAAGAAAAAGCTAAAAAAGGAGAAGAGTGTGAAACAGTTGACACTCCAAACTCAAGAAGttagaaaaatcaagaaacaggtTATCAATGATGTTCAGGTGGGAAAAAAGAGATTGGATGCTCGTGCTTATAGGGCATTGTTCAAGCAGAAACAAAAGAAAGTTAATGTGGCAG TTAGCGATGTTGGATTGGAGAGTGATTACAAGGACACAcctttaaaaagaaaaagaaacacgGTTGACATGGATTCTGATGATGTTGCGATGACTTCAAGTAAAGATATTTTCCCCTTGGTCGCTGATGCAGTCATATCTTCTACAGTTGGAAACAATTTGGTGGAGACATGTGTTACATGTTTTAGGAAGCAAAG GGTCAACCGTGATTCAAAACAGCATGACCTTTGTTCTTGCAACTCAAATTTAAACCAGGATATCAGTGGTGCCTCTTTTGCTGAC AAGGGAAAAAAAGTGGCCAACAATGACGTTGATCCAATCTCCCTCAAACCCTCCATATTTGAAAGGGACAAAGCTGTTGGGGTCAATGAAG GGAGTTTGGGAGCTCCATCACATAACATGTGTCAATCAATGTCCGGGTCAATTGTTAGAACTCCATCATGTAACATGCATCAATCAATGTCTGGGTCAATTGGTCATCTTGATACAATTCGTGCAAACCATGCTTCGAGCAACCCAAGTTTGGCTAATAAATTGTCAGAAGTATCAGCAATTAGCATGGCTATGTTGAATGAAAGAATTAATTTGCTTGATTCGCAACAGAGTTCGCAAAAGGATCTCCATCTTCTCTTGAAGCCAGAGATAGCAAAACTTTGCGAAATTCTACTACTCCCA GAAGATGTCAAGGCTATGGCTCAAAGTTTCCTTGAATATGTAATGAATAATCATCATGTTAGCAGAGAACCAGAAACCATTCTGCAGGCATTTCAGATATCCCTG TGTTGGACTGCAGCTTCTCTACTAAAGCACAAACTTGATCACAAAGGATCACTTGCGCTTGCACAACACCATTTGAATTTCTACTGCAAGAAAGAAGAAGCAGATTCTGTGTATTCGATATTGCGGTGTTTGAAGAAAATGTTTTTATACCATACAGGGAATTTTAATCTAGACTGCGCTGCAAAAATTTCTGAATCATTAATTAATCTTCCTAACAAGGATTGTTCACATGCAAGATCTTCACATCCAGCACCATCTAGTGCAAAAAAggtgaaagtagggtttgaggacCTGGGGCATGGTCAAGAATTTTTGGATGATCGGGTACTTTCCCATCTTGGATTGGCGCGGCAAGATTTTTCAAAAAGTATCAAAGATGTTAAGAAGAAATGTGATAAACAGTTGAGAAAGCTCTTACTGAAGCAAAAGAAAGAAAAGGAGGAACATGAAAGAAAGTACAAGGAAGAGAAGGCACAACTTGAGAATAATAAAAAAACAGATGCAGCTGTTGTTCGTTTACATAGTAATAGTTCAATGAGAACAGATAAACTTAAGTTGCTGGACATTGAATATgaaaagaaatttgaagaatttgagCGCCGGATGGAGATATGCCATAAAAATCTTGAGGCAATTCACCTGGTTGCAAGGAATGAGTTGGAAGAGGGAAAAGTTTGTTGGGTGGATGGAGTGAAATCCTGGGCAAAGATGGAATTAATAAATAAGCTACCTTCAAATGAAACTGGACATAATCAAGAAAATGCTGTCTTCTTGAATTCTCATTTGAAAGAAAAGAATGTTGAAGGAAATCAGAGCATGCAAGATGGGGTGGTTCTCCTGGAAGTTCCTGAAACTGTTAGTTCAAATGATGAGGATATAGTCCCTGGGGAGTTGTATTCAAATGAACAGATTCCTGATCATGTTAAATCAGACATGCTTGATGGAGAGACTCCATTGAGAACTTCCAGGGTTCTAAGCTTGAGGGATGGATCAGAAAATGTCGACTCTGTAAATGCACCTTCATCTGAAGAACAAATGCAAACTTTTAATGGAGCTACATTAAAGGTGTCTGCTCGAAACCTTCCGATTGAAGTGCGTGAGAATGTCAATTCTAGTGGGAGCCTGGAGAACATGGGAGCGCCTGAAATTGCTTCTAGTGAAGCCATTGATGATGGCAACATTATTCTTAGAGAGAAAGATGAAGTTCATGATGTGACCTTTGATAATGCTGCTGGAGTTGATCAGCAGGATGGAGTGGTTGGTATTGTTAATCAAGATCCATACTCTAATGCAACTGCTGGGGACCTGAAAAATGGGAACGTTTCATTAGGACTGCCAGAAAGTGGTTCCAATAAAGTAGTGGGTGATAAGACTGCTAAGCAAAAGGAGGGGAAGGTTCTGGTTGATAATACTATTGGCAAtaaaaattctgatttttctGATAAAATGGCTGGAGTAGGCCAACAGAATGGGGAGGCTTCATCAGGAGTGCCTGATCAGCAGGATGGAGTGGTTTCTGTTGTTAATCAAGATCCATGCTCTAATACAACTGCTGGGGaaaggaaaaatggaaaagtTTCATCCGGACTGCCAGAAAGTTTTTCCAATAAAGTAGTGGGTGATAAAACTGCTAAGCAAAAGGATGGGAAGGTTCTGGTGGATAATactattggcaatgaaaattctgatttttctgATAAAATGGCTGGAGTAGGCCAACAGAATGTGGAGGCTTCATCAGTAGTGCCTGATCAGCAGGATGGAGTGGATTATATTGTTAATCAAGATCCATACTCTAATACAACTGCTGGGAACTGGAAAAATGGAAAGGTTTCATCAGGACTGCTTGAAAGTGTTTCCAATAAAGTAGTGGGTGATAAAACTGCTAAGCAAAAGGATGGGAAGGTTCTGGTGGATAATactattggcaatgaaaattctgatttttctaATAAAATGGCTGGAGTAGGTCCATCAGGTGGGCCTGAAACTTCTCAAGGTGAGGCAGTTGTGGATGGTGAAACTGGTAAGCAGCAGGATGGAAAGGTTCAAGCTAATGAGACTGTTGATAATCAAGACTCTCAATCACTGGATAGAACTGCTGGAGTCAACCAGCAGGATCTGGAACTTCCATCAGGAGTAGTTGAAAATGCATCTGGTCAAGTTGTGGAGGGTGCAAGTACTGGTATGGGGAATGATGGGGCTTATTGCATGGCCTCATCCTCCAGTACCAGCGTACACCTGCAGGATGGAGTGATTTCATCGCAAGTGTTAGAAAATGTTCCTAAAGAAGTAGTGGACGGTGGTAGCAGTGGTAGAGAGGTCAATGGAGTTCCTGATGTGGCCTCCTTTAATGATACTAGAGTTGTTCAGCAGGATAGAGTGATTCCTATAATTAATGAAGTCAATCATCCCCAAGAACTGTATCTGGTAAGTTCACCTGCTATCCAGCCAGAACCTGCCTTGGCTCAAGATGTTCCAGTGCCATTAAATCAG GCACTTCAAGAAGAATCTCCTATTCCAACTGTATCTGCTAGATTGCAAGATGGAATTGCATCAGGAAGTGGAAATAATAATTCGCTGCAGCAAGTTGAGACTTCAGTTCCCCATACAGATGATGTTTTAGTTTCTAATCAATCTAATAGCAACACATCAGTTGTAGAGCATGTGCAGGAAGTGCCGTTGTTGCCATCCACAGATTCTGCTTGTAGTCTTGATGCCATGGATTTTCCTTCAGCTAGTGGGATTGAACATCAGCCTGGTCGGGAAGATCATATAACTGGGAACATGGCTGATTCTTCAATGCAAATAGTGGTGGACCCGGTGGAATATTCAAACGAAGTTGTTTCACATCCTGTAACGCATCTTGCACATCATCTGCCCAGTGAAATTCCTCTTGGTAGATCAGGGATGCATGCTTCAGACACAAGGACTGTACCCATTTCTTCAGGAGTTAATAATCGTACTGCACAAACCATACCCCCTTTCCAAGTGCCCCCTCTGCCTTTGTATCATGATCCTCTTCAAATTGAACTGGAGAGATTACGCAAAGAAACAGACCAAATCATCAATACTCATGAGGACACG AAGCTGCGGCTGAAGTCTGATTGTGAAAAGGAGATAGAGGAAGTTGTTGCTCAAATTCGTAGAAAGTATGAGATTAAACTTCAGGAGACGGAATCTGAATTCATCCTTAAGAAAAAAGAACTTGACACATATCACAACAAAGTTCTTATGAACAAGATCTTGGCTGAGGCATTCAAATCTAAATGCATGGATGCTAAACCATCTAGTGCAGCTAGTAAGCAGCAAG AGGTGGCCTCAACTTTCATGCAGCAGCTGATCCAGCCATCATCACAGCCAACTGCACAGTGGAGTGCCATTGTCACTGGTCTGTCTTCAGCTTTTCCACCTGCAGGTAGCCCACAGATTGCTGCCTCCAGCTCACGTGGTGCAGCTCCATCTCTGCAGGGTGTCCATCATTCATCAGAACTTTTCTTAGGTGCCCTATCAAGGCCACCTCTAATTAGCTCTATATCCCCTGGTACTGGCAATCTCCAAATTGGCGGTGAAATTCGAGCTCCTGCCCCACACCTACAACCTTGCAGACCTTCAGCGTCCACAGTTGCAACAAATCTTTCCTCTCTTTCAGTTGGGATGCCTAGTCAACAGATGCCCAGTAATACCCTTACAACCTCTGCTGCACCCCCCCAGCTTCCATTGCGATCACAGTTGTCTGTAAATGCTCATAATTTTACCCATCTTCCTGAAACTGCAGGAACTTTGCCAGCTCTTTCAAGCTCATCTCTATCTGCATTCGAGTTTCTGATGAATGTACATAATCAAACGGATACAAATTCATGTTCACCCTATGGTTTGATACTACAAAGGGATTTGGGTTCTAACTCAGACCTTTGGCTGCCAAATAATACAAGGACAAATGTGGCATGTCCAACTGAGGTTGTTTGTCTATCAGATGATGATTGA